GCGAGGGCGCAGACGAACGCCTTCGACATTCCCCGCCCTCCGACGCGTCCTTGTTCCATGCGCTCCCCTTCTGTTGGACGGGTGTCCCGTCTGAGTGTGCTTGCGCATTGAACGTAGAAACGGGCGATTGCCCGTCCGTGTCAGGCAGGCGTCAGCTACATGACCATTTCCTGACGGGATTCTTCTCCTGGAATGTGGCCGGTCGGCGACGCTCGATTCGGAGAAGCGTCCGCGCCCAGAAGGGCGGCCAGGAACGCCCGGCGGGCGCCGGCCAGGCGGCGGGCCACCGACGCGCCGTCGCCTCCGAGGGCCCGCACGACCGTGCCAGGCCCGGCCAACCGGAGCACGCCGACCAGGCCGTCGCCGGCCCCGTCACCGGCGGCGGCCCCGGCACCGGTGCGGGACGCGCCGCCCCTGGCGGAGGTGGCTCGGGCCCGGTCGCCGTCGGCGCCGGCCCCGGTCCTGCTGCCGGCGAGAGGGTCGCCGGCCCAGGCGGCGCCGAGGAGGGCGAGGGTGCCGACGTGGCGGGCGCCGTCGGCCACGGCCGGTCCGTCCCAGCCGGGCGCCGACGGGCCGAGGCGGAGGCCGTCGCGCAGCAGCGCCGCGCCGTCGAGGTCGGCGTCGAAGCGGAGGGCGACGTCGCCGGGTGGCTCGCCCGAGCGGCCCAGGGCCACCGTCTCGGACCACACCGCCATCGCCCCGCCGGCCAGCCGCACCCGGGCCGTGCCCGCGTGGCGGCAGCCGGCGCACGCCACCAGCGGCTCGGGCAGCCAGCCCAGGCGGGCGCCGGCGGCCAGGTCGACCCGGACGTCGAAGGCCGTGGACCCGCCACCGGGGCACGGGTGGGCGAGGGCGGCGGCAGCCGTGCGCACGGTGAGCCGGGCGCCGACGCCCAGCTCGAGGGCCACCACGAGCCGGTCGCCCTCGAGCAGGCTGGCGGCCGAGCCCACCAGCACCAGCTCCGGGCCGCAGGGCCCGTCCAGCACCTTGGCTCCCAGCGGGGGCGACGCCGACAGGCGCACCACCCGGGACCCCTCCACGGCGACCTGGAGGCGGGCGATCACCGCCGCCTCCCGGTCGGTGGGCTCACAGACGGGCCTCGACGAAGGCGGCCACCTCGGTGGCGGCGGGGTCCTCCACAAGGGAGAGGAAGGCCGTCGGGCGGTCGCCGCGCTTGGCGGCGGCGTCGCGCGCCATGACCTCTAGGTCGGCGCCCACGTGCGGTGCCAGGTCGGTCTTGTTGATCACGAGCAGATCGGACCAGGTGACGCCCGGGCCACCCTTGCGGGGGACCTTGTCGCCGCCGGCCACGTCGATCACGAACAGCTGGAGGTCGGCCAGGGCGGGGCTGAAGGTGGCGGTGAGGTTGTCACCCCCCGACTCGACGAGCACGAGGGCGAGGCCCGGGTGGACCGACGTGAGCCGGTGCACGGCGTCGAGGTTGGCGGCCACGTCGTCGCGGATGGCGGTGTGCGGGCAGCACCCGGTCTCCACCGCGGTGATGCGATCGGGGGCC
This DNA window, taken from Acidimicrobiales bacterium, encodes the following:
- the ureG gene encoding urease accessory protein UreG encodes the protein MHRDGVDEAGGSGGGAGGRAPAGRSREAGGAGGRTGPLRVGIGGPVGSGKTALVAALCRTLAGRHEVAVVTNDIYTREDAEFLLRAGVLAPDRITAVETGCCPHTAIRDDVAANLDAVHRLTSVHPGLALVLVESGGDNLTATFSPALADLQLFVIDVAGGDKVPRKGGPGVTWSDLLVINKTDLAPHVGADLEVMARDAAAKRGDRPTAFLSLVEDPAATEVAAFVEARL
- a CDS encoding urease accessory protein UreD, with the protein product MIARLQVAVEGSRVVRLSASPPLGAKVLDGPCGPELVLVGSAASLLEGDRLVVALELGVGARLTVRTAAAALAHPCPGGGSTAFDVRVDLAAGARLGWLPEPLVACAGCRHAGTARVRLAGGAMAVWSETVALGRSGEPPGDVALRFDADLDGAALLRDGLRLGPSAPGWDGPAVADGARHVGTLALLGAAWAGDPLAGSRTGAGADGDRARATSARGGASRTGAGAAAGDGAGDGLVGVLRLAGPGTVVRALGGDGASVARRLAGARRAFLAALLGADASPNRASPTGHIPGEESRQEMVM